One segment of Agrococcus sp. ProA11 DNA contains the following:
- a CDS encoding Na(+)/H(+) antiporter subunit C yields the protein MTPTLILAVAGGVLIAAGIYLLLERSLMRILAGVMIMANGINLLFLVASGPAGLAPIVGEDPELIADPLPQAMVLTAIVISLATGAFLLAMSYRSFQLEGHDEVADDVEDAIVRRRAEADLSSEGYIESSADDDDTESGGRTVRDRRPDGHGER from the coding sequence ATGACGCCCACCCTGATTCTCGCCGTCGCCGGCGGTGTGCTCATCGCTGCCGGGATCTACCTGCTGCTGGAGCGCAGCCTCATGCGCATCCTCGCCGGCGTGATGATCATGGCCAACGGCATCAACCTGCTCTTCCTCGTGGCGTCCGGCCCGGCAGGGCTCGCGCCGATCGTCGGTGAGGACCCCGAGCTGATCGCCGATCCGCTGCCGCAGGCGATGGTGCTGACGGCCATCGTCATCTCGCTCGCGACCGGCGCGTTCCTGCTCGCGATGTCCTACCGCTCGTTCCAGCTGGAGGGGCACGACGAGGTCGCCGACGACGTCGAGGACGCCATCGTGCGTCGCCGCGCTGAGGCGGACCTCTCGAGCGAGGGCTACATCGAGTCCTCTGCCGACGACGACGACACCGAGTCCGGCGGCCGCACCGTGCGCGACCGCCGCCCTGACGGGCATGGGGAGCGCTGA
- a CDS encoding Na+/H+ antiporter subunit D → MDLSNLVPLPVLLPLLAAGITLILARHPAWQKVVSGTTLALVAVLALILCLAADAQGPVVLWVGAWPDGLGIVLVADRLSSLMVLVSSIVVAIVVIFPSRRDIADGVDGAPVSVFHPTFLVLTAGVSNAFLAGDLFNLFVGFETLLFSSYVLIMLGATRERVRAGSTYVVVSVLSSMLFLLAIALVYGATGTVSFAQLPERLAALDPQLQLTLQLLLLVVFGIKAAIFPLQSWLPDSYPTAPASVTAVFAGLLTKVGVYAIIRLQTLLFPDSPLSELLLVVATLTMLLGILGALAQGEIKRLLSFTLVSHIGYMLLGVALGTQAGLGAAIFYIVHHILVQTALFIVVGLIERVGGSTSLARLGGLASVPLLAVLYLLPALNLGGIPPLSGFLGKIALIDAALLHDSPPALVAVVAGVATSLLTLIAVIRVWQRAFWQDQGEDDTRVHSLRVLPRVWVVAATVLVAITVALTALAGPLTDFAYRAAVDIQGGTYDVAVEEAIP, encoded by the coding sequence ATGGACCTGTCGAACCTCGTGCCGCTGCCCGTGCTGCTGCCGCTGCTGGCCGCGGGCATCACGCTCATCCTCGCCCGGCATCCGGCGTGGCAGAAGGTCGTCTCCGGCACGACGCTCGCGCTCGTGGCCGTGCTCGCGCTCATCCTCTGCCTGGCGGCGGATGCGCAGGGGCCGGTGGTGCTCTGGGTGGGGGCCTGGCCCGACGGGCTGGGCATCGTGCTGGTGGCCGATCGGCTGTCCTCGCTCATGGTGCTGGTCTCGAGCATCGTGGTCGCGATCGTCGTGATCTTCCCTTCCCGCCGCGACATCGCCGACGGCGTCGACGGGGCTCCGGTGTCGGTGTTCCACCCGACGTTCCTGGTGCTGACCGCCGGTGTCTCGAACGCCTTCCTCGCCGGCGACCTGTTCAACCTCTTCGTCGGCTTCGAGACCCTGCTGTTCTCCTCCTACGTGCTGATCATGCTCGGCGCCACCCGGGAGCGCGTGCGCGCCGGCTCGACCTACGTGGTCGTGAGCGTGCTCTCGTCGATGCTCTTCCTGCTGGCGATCGCGCTCGTCTACGGTGCCACCGGCACGGTGAGCTTCGCGCAGCTGCCCGAGCGGCTCGCGGCGCTCGATCCGCAGCTGCAGCTGACGCTCCAGCTGCTGCTGCTCGTGGTGTTCGGCATCAAGGCGGCGATCTTCCCGTTGCAGTCCTGGCTGCCGGACTCCTACCCGACCGCCCCCGCGAGCGTCACCGCCGTCTTCGCGGGCCTGCTGACGAAGGTCGGTGTCTACGCCATCATCCGGCTGCAGACGCTGCTCTTCCCCGACTCGCCGCTGAGCGAGCTGCTGCTTGTGGTGGCCACCCTGACGATGCTGCTCGGCATCCTGGGCGCGCTCGCGCAGGGCGAGATCAAGCGTCTGCTCTCCTTCACGCTCGTCAGTCACATCGGCTACATGCTGCTGGGCGTCGCGCTCGGCACGCAGGCGGGCCTCGGGGCGGCGATCTTCTACATCGTCCACCACATCCTGGTGCAGACCGCGCTGTTCATCGTCGTGGGCCTCATCGAGCGTGTCGGCGGATCGACGAGCCTCGCGCGCCTGGGCGGCCTGGCCTCCGTGCCGCTGCTGGCGGTGCTCTACCTGCTGCCGGCGCTGAACCTCGGCGGCATCCCGCCGCTGTCGGGCTTCCTGGGCAAGATCGCGCTGATCGACGCGGCGCTCCTCCACGACAGCCCACCGGCGCTGGTCGCCGTCGTCGCAGGGGTCGCGACGAGCCTGCTGACGCTCATCGCCGTCATCCGCGTCTGGCAGCGGGCCTTCTGGCAGGACCAGGGCGAGGATGACACTCGCGTGCACTCGCTGCGCGTGCTGCCCCGCGTCTGGGTGGTGGCGGCCACCGTCCTGGTGGCGATCACGGTGGCGCTCACCGCGCTGGCCGGGCCGCTCACCGACTTCGCCTACCGTGCCGCCGTCGACATCCAAGGCGGCACCTACGACGTCGCGGTCGAGGAGGCGATCCCGTGA
- a CDS encoding Na+/H+ antiporter subunit E, translated as MNRPKLRSRFSLVATIGLAIVWVLLWGDLSLGAALWGILVALVIQLLFPLPDVPELRYFRPIGFARLVVVTLWGLSVSSFLVAVKVLAFWRPTQNAIVRVPLRSSSMFITAITAELITLVPGSIALDAGERWVLVHVFDASTPERIERARRSAGDTEATALRAFGTAADRALLEED; from the coding sequence GTGAACCGACCCAAGCTCCGCTCCCGCTTCTCGCTCGTCGCGACGATCGGCCTCGCCATCGTGTGGGTGCTGCTCTGGGGCGACCTCTCGCTCGGCGCCGCCCTCTGGGGCATCCTCGTCGCGCTCGTGATCCAGCTGCTGTTCCCGCTGCCGGACGTGCCGGAGCTGCGCTACTTCCGTCCGATCGGTTTCGCGCGGCTCGTGGTCGTGACCCTGTGGGGCCTGTCGGTATCGAGCTTCCTGGTCGCGGTGAAGGTGCTCGCCTTCTGGCGCCCGACGCAGAACGCGATCGTGCGGGTGCCGCTGCGCAGCAGCTCGATGTTCATCACCGCCATCACGGCGGAGCTCATCACCCTCGTGCCCGGCTCCATCGCGCTCGACGCCGGGGAGCGGTGGGTGCTCGTGCACGTGTTCGACGCATCCACGCCCGAGCGCATCGAGCGCGCACGGCGGAGCGCGGGCGACACCGAGGCGACCGCACTGCGCGCCTTCGGCACCGCAGCCGACCGCGCGCTGCTGGAGGAGGACTGA
- a CDS encoding monovalent cation/H+ antiporter complex subunit F yields the protein MPIVLMIAGVMLAVAATLSLVRIVRGPGPADRVVATDVLITTVAGALAVQAAITDESDTIVVILVLSLLAFSATVSMARFVAGRGGVVGNGPARGGADPSEGDAPADAEGSGR from the coding sequence ATGCCGATCGTGCTGATGATCGCGGGCGTCATGCTCGCCGTCGCCGCGACGCTCTCGCTCGTGCGCATCGTCCGCGGGCCGGGGCCCGCGGACCGCGTCGTCGCCACCGACGTGCTCATCACGACCGTGGCGGGAGCCCTCGCCGTGCAGGCCGCCATCACCGACGAGAGCGACACGATCGTCGTCATCCTGGTGCTGTCGCTGCTGGCCTTCTCGGCCACCGTCTCGATGGCGCGCTTCGTCGCGGGCCGCGGCGGCGTGGTGGGGAACGGTCCGGCGCGCGGCGGCGCGGATCCATCCGAGGGCGACGCGCCCGCAGATGCCGAAGGGAGCGGACGATGA
- the mnhG gene encoding monovalent cation/H(+) antiporter subunit G, whose product MSLEAMLDVLGSALVLAGAFFALTAAIGLVRLPDVLNRMHAASKPQSLGFVLLCAGLALVLREPAATTMLVLAAGLQLVTAPAATQMMGKAAYRTGQFRSDLVVVDDHTPDSDDEPDEDRDDDAETR is encoded by the coding sequence ATGAGCCTGGAAGCCATGCTCGACGTGCTCGGCTCGGCGCTGGTGCTGGCCGGCGCGTTCTTCGCGCTCACCGCCGCCATCGGCCTCGTGCGGCTGCCGGATGTGCTGAACCGCATGCATGCGGCCTCGAAGCCGCAGTCGCTCGGATTTGTGCTGCTGTGCGCCGGCCTCGCGCTCGTGCTGCGCGAGCCGGCAGCCACCACGATGCTCGTGCTCGCCGCCGGCCTGCAGCTCGTGACGGCGCCGGCGGCGACCCAGATGATGGGCAAGGCCGCGTACCGGACCGGCCAGTTCCGCTCCGACCTCGTGGTGGTGGACGACCACACGCCCGACTCCGACGACGAACCCGATGAGGATCGGGATGACGACGCCGAGACCCGCTAG
- the gcvT gene encoding glycine cleavage system aminomethyltransferase GcvT → MTASETAGQTPLLAVHEAAGAQLIDFAGWQMPVRYGSDLAEHEAVRERAGLFDLSHMAELRVSGPAAADFLDHALAGRLSGIEPWQAKYSLLLAEHGGIVDDLIVYRTGESEFLIVANASNRHAALEALESRIAGFDAAIVDETEQTALIAVQGPAALAIVARLGIESASLDELAYYRALPGVFEGEDVLIARTGYTGEDGFELYIAAHAAEDLWRAAVIAGEEHGLTLCGLAARDTLRLEAGMPLYGHELSLDVLPVQVGLGRVVALKTKGDFVGRSAVEEGPAADAPVLIGLTATGRRAPRAGYPVLDGDRVVGAVTSGALSPTLGHPIAMALVEPGSRESESLSVDVRGTALPAAVTTLPFYKREARA, encoded by the coding sequence ATGACCGCATCGGAGACGGCAGGGCAGACGCCGCTGCTGGCAGTGCACGAGGCCGCGGGCGCGCAGCTGATCGACTTCGCCGGATGGCAGATGCCGGTGCGCTACGGCTCCGACCTCGCCGAGCACGAGGCGGTGCGCGAGCGCGCCGGCCTGTTCGACCTGAGCCACATGGCCGAGCTCCGCGTCAGCGGCCCGGCCGCCGCCGACTTCCTCGACCACGCGCTCGCCGGGCGCCTCTCGGGCATCGAGCCGTGGCAGGCGAAGTACTCGCTGCTGCTCGCCGAGCACGGCGGCATCGTCGACGACCTGATCGTCTACCGCACGGGCGAGTCGGAGTTCCTGATCGTCGCCAACGCCTCGAACCGCCACGCGGCGCTCGAGGCCCTCGAGTCGCGCATCGCGGGCTTCGACGCGGCGATCGTGGATGAGACCGAGCAGACCGCGCTGATCGCCGTGCAGGGTCCGGCTGCGCTCGCGATCGTGGCACGGCTGGGCATCGAGTCGGCGTCGCTCGACGAGCTCGCGTACTACCGGGCGCTCCCCGGCGTCTTCGAGGGCGAGGACGTGCTGATCGCGCGCACCGGCTACACCGGCGAGGACGGCTTCGAGCTCTACATCGCCGCGCACGCCGCAGAGGATCTCTGGCGGGCTGCGGTCATCGCCGGTGAGGAGCACGGGCTGACGCTCTGCGGTCTGGCGGCGCGCGACACGCTGCGCCTCGAGGCCGGGATGCCGCTCTACGGCCACGAGCTCTCGCTCGACGTGCTGCCCGTGCAGGTGGGGCTCGGCCGGGTGGTGGCGCTCAAGACGAAGGGCGACTTCGTCGGGCGGAGCGCCGTCGAGGAAGGGCCCGCAGCGGACGCCCCGGTGCTCATCGGCCTGACCGCCACGGGGCGCCGCGCCCCCCGCGCCGGCTATCCGGTGCTCGACGGCGACCGCGTCGTCGGTGCCGTCACGAGCGGCGCCCTGTCGCCGACGCTCGGCCACCCGATCGCGATGGCCCTCGTCGAGCCCGGCTCCCGCGAGTCCGAATCCCTGTCCGTCGACGTCCGCGGCACGGCACTGCCGGCCGCGGTGACCACGCTGCCGTTCTACAAGCGAGAGGCCCGAGCATGA
- the gcvH gene encoding glycine cleavage system protein GcvH gives MSETKYTKDHEWVRVDGDVATVGITDYAQAQLGDVVYVDLPGVGRSFAAGESLGEIESTKSVGELIAPAAGEVVEVNDEVADDPTLVNSGAEGDGWLVKLRFTEEPELLDEAAYRELTA, from the coding sequence ATGAGCGAGACCAAGTACACCAAGGACCACGAGTGGGTGCGCGTCGACGGCGATGTCGCGACGGTCGGCATCACCGACTACGCGCAGGCGCAGCTGGGCGACGTCGTCTACGTGGATCTGCCGGGCGTCGGCCGCAGCTTCGCGGCCGGTGAGTCGCTGGGCGAGATCGAGTCGACGAAGTCTGTCGGCGAGCTCATCGCGCCGGCGGCCGGCGAGGTAGTCGAGGTCAACGACGAGGTCGCCGACGACCCCACGCTCGTGAACTCCGGTGCCGAGGGCGATGGCTGGCTCGTCAAGCTCCGCTTCACCGAGGAGCCGGAGCTGCTCGACGAGGCGGCATACCGCGAGCTCACCGCCTGA
- the gcvP gene encoding aminomethyl-transferring glycine dehydrogenase, translating to MRPFVDRHIGTDAAAQQVMLEAVGFDSLEALMDAAVPAGIRSAGTGIGEAASETAALAELRALADRNRVRHSAIGLGYHGTVTPAPIKRLILENPSWYTAYTPYQPEISQGRLEALINFQTMVADLTGLDIANASMLDEGTAVVEAMLLARRASKSASSVFVVDADLLPQSKALLRHRAHATGIELVELPLATLEPADLPDSFGVIAQLPGASGLVWDASGIFAASAEQGGVPVAAADLLSLALIEAPGTQGARIAVGSSQRFGVPMGFGGPHAGYMAVADKLTRQMPGRLVGVSQDADGYPSYRLTLQTREQHIRREKATSNICTAQVLLAVMASFYGVYHGPEGITAIAEGVHGVAKRFAGAARAAGIELVHESFFDTVRMRVPGRAQELRSKAADAGILVHAVDDDTLHVAFDETWAEVGTGVPLPKLLDALGLADAEDDAAQAIPSSLVRTTEFMTHEVFSAHRSETQLMRYAKLLADRDYALDRGMIPLGSCTMKLNAAAEMEAITWPAFSQLHPYAPLDDAEGSLALIDQLSDWLAKITGYDTVSLQPNAGAQGELAGLLAIRGYHESRGEQHRDVVLIPASAHGTNAASAVLAGCRVVVVATSANGDVDLADLEAKIAGHADDLAGLMITYPSTHGVYESEIRRVTDLVHEAGGQVYIDGANLNALLGHATFGDMGGDVSHLNLHKTFCIPHGGGGPGVGPVAAKAHLAPFLPQDPRVASQQIDGLTLGTNPLSAAPWGSASILPISWAYVRMMGLEGLTKATASAVLAANYVAARLREHFPVLYTGEHDLVAHECILDLRPLKEATGVSNDDVAKRLVDYGFHAPTMSFPVAGTLMVEPTESEDLAEIDRFIGAMIAIKAEADAIGRGETPLEQSALRRAPHTAGSIVHGEWDRPYTREQAVFPVPGVERAKYWPPVSRIDQAYGDRNIVCSCPPVEAFA from the coding sequence ATGCGCCCCTTCGTCGACCGCCACATCGGCACGGATGCGGCGGCGCAGCAGGTCATGCTCGAGGCCGTCGGCTTCGACTCGCTCGAGGCGCTCATGGACGCCGCGGTGCCCGCCGGCATCCGCTCGGCCGGCACCGGCATCGGCGAAGCAGCCTCCGAGACCGCGGCGCTCGCCGAGCTGCGTGCCCTCGCCGACCGCAACCGGGTGCGCCACAGCGCCATCGGCCTGGGCTACCACGGCACCGTGACGCCCGCGCCGATCAAGCGCCTCATCCTCGAGAACCCCTCCTGGTACACCGCCTACACGCCGTACCAGCCCGAGATCAGCCAGGGCCGCCTCGAGGCGCTCATCAACTTCCAGACCATGGTCGCCGACCTCACCGGCCTCGACATCGCGAACGCGTCGATGCTCGACGAGGGCACCGCCGTGGTCGAGGCGATGCTGCTGGCCCGGCGTGCCTCGAAGTCCGCGTCGTCGGTCTTCGTCGTCGACGCCGATCTGCTGCCGCAGTCGAAGGCGCTGCTGCGCCACCGCGCGCACGCGACGGGCATCGAGCTGGTCGAGTTGCCGCTCGCGACGCTCGAGCCCGCCGACCTGCCCGATTCCTTCGGCGTCATCGCCCAGCTGCCCGGCGCGTCCGGCCTCGTGTGGGATGCGAGCGGGATCTTCGCGGCCTCCGCCGAGCAGGGCGGGGTGCCGGTCGCGGCAGCCGACCTGCTCTCGCTCGCGCTCATCGAGGCGCCCGGCACGCAGGGCGCGCGGATCGCGGTCGGCTCCTCGCAGCGCTTCGGCGTGCCGATGGGCTTCGGCGGACCGCACGCCGGCTACATGGCCGTGGCAGACAAGCTCACCCGGCAGATGCCCGGTCGCCTGGTCGGCGTCTCGCAGGATGCCGACGGCTACCCGTCGTACCGGCTGACGCTGCAGACGCGCGAGCAGCACATCCGTCGTGAGAAGGCCACGAGCAACATCTGCACCGCGCAGGTGCTGCTCGCGGTCATGGCGTCGTTCTACGGGGTCTACCACGGGCCCGAGGGGATCACGGCGATCGCCGAGGGCGTGCACGGCGTCGCCAAGCGCTTCGCCGGTGCCGCGCGTGCCGCAGGCATCGAGCTCGTGCACGAGTCGTTCTTCGACACGGTGCGGATGCGCGTGCCCGGCCGCGCGCAGGAGCTGCGGTCGAAGGCCGCTGACGCGGGCATCCTCGTGCACGCCGTCGACGACGACACGCTGCACGTCGCGTTCGACGAGACCTGGGCAGAGGTGGGCACGGGCGTGCCGCTGCCGAAGCTGCTCGATGCGCTCGGGCTGGCCGACGCCGAGGACGATGCCGCGCAGGCGATCCCCTCGTCGCTCGTGCGCACGACCGAGTTCATGACGCACGAGGTCTTCTCGGCGCACCGCTCCGAGACCCAGCTGATGCGCTACGCGAAGCTGCTCGCCGACCGCGACTACGCGCTCGATCGCGGCATGATCCCGCTGGGCTCCTGCACGATGAAGCTGAACGCGGCCGCCGAGATGGAGGCCATCACCTGGCCGGCGTTCTCGCAGCTGCACCCCTATGCGCCGCTCGACGACGCCGAGGGCTCGCTGGCGCTCATCGACCAGCTCAGCGACTGGCTTGCGAAGATCACCGGCTACGACACGGTCTCGCTGCAGCCGAATGCCGGCGCGCAGGGCGAGCTGGCCGGCCTGCTCGCGATCCGCGGGTACCACGAGTCGCGCGGTGAGCAGCACCGCGACGTGGTGCTCATCCCCGCGTCCGCGCACGGCACGAACGCGGCCAGCGCCGTGCTGGCCGGCTGTCGCGTCGTGGTGGTCGCGACGAGCGCGAACGGCGACGTCGACCTCGCCGATCTCGAGGCGAAGATCGCCGGCCATGCCGACGATCTGGCCGGCCTGATGATCACATACCCGTCGACGCACGGCGTCTACGAGTCCGAGATCCGCCGGGTGACCGACCTCGTGCACGAGGCGGGCGGCCAGGTCTACATCGACGGAGCCAACCTCAACGCGCTGCTGGGGCACGCGACCTTCGGCGACATGGGCGGCGACGTCTCGCACCTCAACCTGCACAAGACCTTCTGCATCCCGCACGGCGGCGGCGGCCCGGGCGTCGGGCCGGTCGCGGCGAAGGCGCACCTCGCGCCGTTCCTGCCGCAGGACCCGCGCGTGGCCTCGCAGCAGATCGACGGCCTCACGCTCGGCACCAATCCGCTCTCGGCGGCGCCGTGGGGCTCCGCCTCGATCCTGCCGATCTCGTGGGCATACGTGCGCATGATGGGCCTCGAGGGCCTGACGAAGGCGACGGCCAGCGCGGTGCTCGCCGCCAACTACGTCGCCGCGCGGCTGCGCGAGCACTTCCCGGTGCTGTACACCGGCGAGCACGATCTGGTCGCGCACGAGTGCATCCTCGACCTGCGTCCGCTCAAGGAGGCGACGGGAGTGTCGAACGACGACGTCGCGAAGCGGCTGGTCGACTACGGCTTCCACGCGCCGACCATGTCGTTCCCGGTGGCTGGCACGCTCATGGTCGAGCCGACGGAGTCGGAGGACCTCGCCGAGATCGACCGGTTCATCGGCGCGATGATCGCGATCAAGGCCGAGGCCGACGCCATCGGCCGAGGGGAGACGCCGCTCGAGCAGAGCGCGCTGCGGCGTGCGCCGCACACGGCGGGATCGATCGTGCACGGCGAGTGGGATCGGCCGTACACGCGCGAGCAGGCGGTCTTCCCGGTGCCGGGCGTCGAGCGCGCCAAGTACTGGCCGCCGGTGTCGCGGATCGATCAGGCCTACGGCGACCGCAACATCGTCTGCAGCTGCCCGCCCGTGGAGGCCTTCGCCTGA
- a CDS encoding ABC transporter substrate-binding protein yields the protein MAWTGELTSVNAASTQGATSGNRDVAAMTRGAFAVIDDAGEVREDPTFGTATIIDESPFTVRYDLADGVRWSDGVPVDAADLMLGWAAASNALSTRDLAIDALRGVDGALDLPEDAVWFDVADAGGMQHASAAVRDDWARSVDVEFSQPIPEWRLALEVAVPAHLLGQRVLGIADPMEAKQALLDALDRADPLVLGQVAAAWSSLTIDPLAPDAELLLSSGPYRVEAMQHGRVELVANDAYVGAQGAAIERIALQPVADDRAALAGLTAGELDVATIARTDADSAQLRDLERDDAALVSHSFGVRWELALRADRAPLQSVEARTSLLQSVDRRGAIEAAHGEGGQDAAATTDSMLFRADTRVYGYALEDAGFGERFGDTDPEAAAMLRESMAIASGTEICVRFDRAEAFAAAFVAAMRAPAAEAGWAVRDCGVDDLVAGLEQDDWNAVLHMTPVPSDVAEISERWRGGGITAAASPERDALLDEALATADQDALEETLLELETSLVADALLLPIVEPERLTIARADVRGVTPRPGPAALTWNAWEWSIDAATPAP from the coding sequence GTGGCATGGACGGGCGAGCTCACCTCCGTGAACGCAGCGAGCACGCAGGGCGCGACGAGCGGCAACCGCGACGTGGCGGCGATGACGCGCGGCGCCTTCGCGGTCATCGACGATGCCGGGGAGGTGCGGGAGGATCCCACCTTCGGCACCGCCACGATCATCGATGAGTCGCCGTTCACCGTGCGCTACGACCTGGCTGACGGCGTCCGCTGGTCCGATGGCGTGCCCGTCGACGCCGCCGACCTCATGCTCGGCTGGGCCGCCGCATCCAACGCGCTGTCCACGCGCGATCTCGCCATCGACGCGCTGCGCGGCGTCGATGGCGCGCTCGACCTGCCAGAGGATGCGGTCTGGTTCGACGTCGCGGACGCCGGCGGCATGCAGCACGCCTCGGCAGCGGTGCGCGACGACTGGGCTCGCTCGGTCGATGTCGAGTTCTCGCAGCCGATCCCCGAGTGGCGACTCGCGCTCGAGGTCGCGGTGCCCGCCCACCTGCTCGGCCAGCGGGTGCTGGGCATCGCCGACCCGATGGAGGCGAAGCAGGCGCTGCTCGACGCCCTCGACCGCGCCGATCCGCTCGTGCTCGGGCAGGTCGCGGCGGCCTGGAGCTCGCTCACGATCGATCCGCTCGCGCCGGATGCCGAGCTGCTGCTCTCGAGCGGCCCGTACCGCGTCGAGGCGATGCAGCACGGCCGCGTCGAGCTGGTGGCCAACGACGCGTACGTGGGCGCGCAGGGCGCCGCGATCGAGCGGATCGCGCTGCAGCCGGTGGCCGACGATCGCGCCGCGCTCGCCGGTCTGACCGCGGGCGAGCTCGACGTCGCGACCATCGCGCGCACGGATGCCGACAGCGCGCAGCTGCGCGACCTGGAGCGCGACGACGCGGCGCTCGTGAGCCACAGCTTCGGAGTGCGGTGGGAGCTGGCGCTGCGCGCCGACCGCGCACCGCTGCAGTCGGTCGAGGCCCGCACGTCGCTCCTGCAGTCGGTCGACCGTCGGGGTGCGATCGAGGCCGCGCATGGGGAGGGCGGCCAGGACGCGGCGGCGACGACCGACTCGATGCTGTTCCGCGCCGACACCCGCGTCTACGGCTATGCGCTCGAGGACGCCGGCTTCGGCGAGAGGTTCGGCGACACTGATCCCGAGGCGGCCGCGATGCTGCGCGAGTCGATGGCGATCGCGTCCGGCACCGAGATCTGCGTGCGCTTCGATCGCGCGGAGGCGTTCGCGGCCGCATTCGTGGCCGCGATGCGGGCCCCGGCCGCCGAGGCGGGGTGGGCGGTGCGCGACTGCGGCGTCGACGACCTCGTAGCGGGCCTCGAGCAGGACGACTGGAATGCGGTGCTGCACATGACGCCGGTGCCCTCGGATGTGGCGGAGATCTCCGAGCGCTGGCGGGGCGGCGGCATCACAGCGGCCGCGAGCCCTGAGCGCGATGCGCTGCTCGATGAGGCGCTCGCGACCGCCGATCAGGATGCGCTCGAGGAGACGCTGCTCGAGCTCGAGACCTCGCTCGTCGCCGACGCCCTGCTGCTGCCGATCGTGGAGCCGGAGCGGTTGACGATCGCGCGCGCCGACGTGCGGGGCGTCACGCCGCGGCCCGGGCCTGCCGCGCTCACCTGGAACGCGTGGGAGTGGTCGATCGACGCCGCGACGCCGGCGCCGTAG
- a CDS encoding CPBP family intramembrane glutamic endopeptidase, producing the protein MLIRRRRLVLEIAIVLFLSLGASALWSLLQYIDVSTRPTPIGEQQVALNPARSDRPWLDLAYQLTGIVLDLVPVALVIWLLWRHRRPHMGALGIDGSRPWRDTASGTALVLVIGIPGLALYVAGRATGLTVDVVPSPLDAHWFTVPVLLLSALRAGLTEEVIVIGYLFERLRRLGWSAWQIIVATAALRGMYHLYQGVPALIGNFAMGLLFGWLYQRTGRLLPLIIAHTLIDVAVFVGYPWAYATFPGLLGG; encoded by the coding sequence ATGCTGATCCGCCGACGACGCCTCGTGCTCGAGATCGCCATCGTCCTGTTCCTGTCGCTGGGGGCGAGCGCGCTCTGGTCGCTGCTGCAGTACATCGACGTCTCGACCCGCCCGACGCCCATCGGCGAGCAGCAGGTCGCGCTCAATCCGGCGCGCTCCGACCGGCCGTGGCTCGATCTCGCGTACCAGCTCACCGGCATCGTGCTCGACCTCGTGCCCGTGGCGCTCGTGATCTGGCTGCTGTGGCGCCATCGGCGACCGCACATGGGCGCGCTCGGGATCGATGGAAGCCGTCCCTGGCGGGACACGGCATCCGGCACCGCGCTGGTGCTCGTCATCGGCATCCCCGGCCTCGCGCTCTATGTGGCGGGTCGCGCGACGGGGCTCACCGTCGACGTGGTCCCGTCGCCGCTCGACGCTCACTGGTTCACCGTGCCGGTGCTGCTGCTGTCGGCCCTGCGCGCGGGGCTGACCGAAGAGGTGATCGTGATCGGCTACCTGTTCGAGCGGCTGCGACGGCTCGGATGGAGCGCGTGGCAGATCATCGTCGCGACTGCCGCGCTGCGCGGGATGTATCACCTGTACCAGGGCGTGCCGGCGCTGATCGGCAACTTCGCGATGGGGCTGCTGTTCGGCTGGCTCTATCAGCGCACCGGCAGGCTGCTGCCGCTCATCATCGCGCACACGCTCATCGACGTGGCGGTGTTCGTGGGGTATCCGTGGGCGTACGCGACGTTCCCGGGGCTGCTCGGCGGCTGA